gttctgactttaaactcagaattctgagattaaagtcagaattctgacttcaaAGTCACAATTCTCACACGTCTCATTATCacatgtggccctaatcctcttcatTAATAACGGAAACTTTTTATCTGGTGTATTTAGTCCTGGCGTCAGCTCCTGCATCTGAAGCTGAGAAGGGCGGGAACGGGACCGCCGTCGGGGCCGCCGGGGCGCGTCGCCGCCATGCCGCACAAGATGGCCGACAAAACAAGACTCTTGTGTTCAGAAGTAAAGTGAAGAccaagaagatgaagaagacgaCGGGGGGCGGACCCAGACACAGGAAGGAGCCACGTGACGACTCCGCCTGCACCAGGAGCCAAGGCATCTGCCAGGCCAGCCGCTACCTCTGCCAGGGGCGCTACCTGAGAGACAAGTGCGCCGTGGCCAGGACGCGGCAGTGCTGCGTGCCAGGTGACCCAGAGCCCGACAGGAGCCCTGCTCAGCTCCagctaaactctctctctctctgcatgtgtctctctccacctgtctctggTTTCCTCTCttactctgcctctctctctctctctctctctctctctctctctctctctacctctgcatgtctctctcactctttgacttaactgtctttctctcttttaatgtgtgtgtttgtgtttgtgtgtgtgtgtgtgtgtgtgtgtgtgtgtgtgtgtgtgtgtgtgtgtgtgtgtgtgtgtgtgtgtgtgtgtgtgtgtgtgtgtgagtctctctctctctctctctctctctctctctctctctctctctctctctctctctctctctctctctctctctctctctctctctctctctctctctctctctctctctctctctctctctctctccctctctctctctctctctctccctctctctctctctctctctctctctctctctctctctctctctctctctctctctctccctcccaccattATCTATGGTTTTCATTAGCTGGACCCTGGAGCATCCTCTGTGCCGGTCACCATAACAACAGAGTCCGGGCGTGTGACGTGTACGGCTGTGGGGCGTACAACCAGAGAAGGTGACAGTTTGGACAGTTGCATGACTGAGCTAGCCTTTTGACGGACTAAATAACTGTACCCGGATCTGAATCCTCCGACAGAGGTGAGGACCTCCATGAAGCTGTGGACCTGGTGTGCGGCGACTTTGCCGTGGTCAACGCACCGTTCTCCGGCGTGCTGGCGGGCCCAGTGGGTCGCGTAGGACATGACGGCCTCCAGTACGACGGCGTGAAGATCATCAGTGATGGTGAAAGTATTCAGCAGCCTGAACGTGTCTTCATGTCGTTtatatgtgttgtgttgttctttaattcaattcaattttatttgccTAGCCTTTAATTACCGGAAAACTCTCAAAGGGCTTACCGGTTATATTTATTCCCCGACCCTAGCCCCCAAGAGGAccagaaaaaactcccttaactAGCTAAGAAATCTTGaggaggaacgcagagtgggggatccctcttTCCAGGGGTGATCAGGAGGGCAATGGGGGCCATAactaacatacatacatacatgcaggcaaaacattttaaatcggTGACGGGATGCTAGCTGGTTAACCATAAGGCATCTAGTCGCAGGCACCGCGACACGCCTCTTGTGCAGGCCGTTTCAGACCGAGGCTCAAGGGTAGAGCGCGCGGAGGCTGAACTACTGTGTGCCCTTGTCTTCACACCAGGGTCTTATTTACTCCCCGTCGAGGCTATTTAAATCGATCTTCTAAAATACACGCAACCCTAAACGCTAGCTGGAGGCGGAATCAATAGGCCCCCCGGCCACAAGGTAAACATAATGCGCCTTGGCCCAGCCTGCGTTCGTTGCAGAGGTAATGATGAACACGGGGGCCATTTGATGGCCATTGTTTAACACAACCTTAGCCCTTTGAACACTAGGGTGGCATTATTGACCTATTATGTTCTGAATTGACGTTGCTGTAGGAATTTGATCCATGGGAACAACTGAGGTTTGTTATGTTCAGACGTTTTCACAACAGATCTTTGTCCTCAAATGACTACTTCAAGAAAAGCAAAAGAGTAATTTCACTAGTCTGGCCCAGCAGATGGAAGCCTTCGTttgtggtgtaggtggtgtaggtgtgtgtgtgtgtgtgtgtgtgtgtgtgtgtgtgtgtgtgtgtgtgtgtgtgtgtgtgtgtgagtgcatgcgtgcgtgcgtgcgtgcgtgcgtgcgtgcgtgcgtgcgtgcgtgtgtgcgtgcgtgcgtgcgtgcgtatgtgtgtgtctgtaagtgtcTCAAAGAAAGGGGAAGAGGTCATTTGGAGGGATTAGTCAAGTTTCTGCAGAAACTTGGCTGCAAGGCCAGCAAACTCACTGTTTCCTCTGTCACTAAGACCGGCCGTAGCCAATCCAATTCTGTCCAGGGCTGATAAtcgaagagagagcgaggaggaagaggaagccatTATAACGGCGCCCAGCGCCCTGGTCAGCGTTTGCATGTTAGCACTCCGTTTTCGGAGATtcttttgtgcgtgtgcattagGAGAGACTTTGCAACCTATAACAGtgggagtttgtgtttgtgtgagtgtgtgtgtgtgtgtgtgtgtgtgtgtgtgtgtgtgtgtgtgtgtgtgtgtgtgtgtgtgtgtgtgtgtgtgtgtgtgtgtgtgtgtgtgtgtgtgtgcgtgtgcgtgtatttgtgtatgtgtgtgttgcatatCAGGGCATTGAGTGTGCACCTGGGGTCCCAACCTTGCATGGAGctgtgcacgcatgcatgtcATTTTTCATTCTTTTGGTACTCTTCTGATATAAAAGGGCACTGTGGCATAATGAGTAAACATCGTTACTCTCCCGTCTTCCTCCACCTTTAATCAAACTATTATGGGATGTAGCAGCCTTACTCCTTGGCCCCTGCATCTCTACAGCACACATACATGATTAGGCCATCCTAAACACATTACTGCACTGTGATGCCTACGCCAGCGCTGAGATGTTCCCTCATTAGCACTTCCGAAGGTTTTAATGAGCTTGTCCACGCGTGCTTTGTTGAAGATTAAACCACTTTAAAGTTTCTCCTGCCGGTTTTCTCCATTATTTATCGGGGTCCAAATAAGGCAGGTTAGTATCTGAGGTGTCGTGTACACAGGTAAAACGAGACAGTTAATCTAGTAGATAAAGAAtaacaatacttttttttatgaatttaaTGAATGTACCCCTGATAATATCATGTAAATCAACTACTCGTCTGGACTCTCTTCGCTTTATCACTCCGCTCTACCTCCCATTGCAGGCGCGGCTACGGATTGATAAGTCTTTCAGATGAGGCCTCCTTTTGTTTTATTACAGACTATTAAATGTTGGTTTATCCGTGTGTGAGgatatgtatttgtttttcattgttgcacatttttaaaaggtcAGCCAAACACTACGATCAAAACAGGCCCTTAATCAGCGTAAGACGATACCGCGCTGCTGTTTCCAATCAGCTCGCGCAGGAGTGTGACGACTCACCCTGCAAATACATCACAAACAACCTCCGTAATCTGAGTAGAGCACAAACAACAATTTCAATGATAATGATTGCGtcttccttccctctccagTGTACTGCGTGAAGATCTTCAACGTTCGTCCTTACCGGTACTTTGGGGCCGTCTCCAAGGGGGAGGGCCTAGGCTACGTGCTGCCGCTGCAGGACCGCTTCTCTGGAGTCACCTCACACCTGGAGGTCCAGATGTGTGACGGCTCGGACCCCTCCCGTTTCCTCTGAGCCGCCCCGGGCCCTCCGCTCTGATGAGCTGGCTCCTGATAATTCACTTTGCATACAGGCTTTGGTATAGCTCCGACTGCATGGCTGCAGACTGTGCGTCGAACCTGACATTGTTAACCAAATAAACTGCAGTGCTGACCTTAATCAAGACACGTGTATGCTCAAATGTACGCTCAAGTGTAAAAATACATGGTGGTGCAGTAGGCTACACGAATGGAGATGAGAGTGGCTCAACAATGTAAGCCATGCTACCTAATGGGCCTACAGTTGGTTTGCTAACCAAATATTGGCTCAACACTACCAAATTAGAGCACAGCTTGAATTAAGGaaacttaattaattaaagtgCAAGTGAACCCAGGATAGTAATCGTTGATACTTTGTCTCTGTTACCTAACAtaaataatctttttttattcagaCGATTTGCCAGCGGCTGTTGCATAAGAAGGATGATACACTCGAGCACTTTGGAAGTAAACAAGGATTCAAGCCCAAAGCTGGGCGGCACCCCTTGTTTGAATGTACCTTACATAATCCACTCGCACTTTGTAAGAACAAGTATCAGAAGGTTGGCATGGAAACATGACAAACTGCAGCATGCAGGCTGGCTGAAAAAAAATTAGGAAGAAGCCATTTCAAAtagaacattttatttatttgtacacAGATGAAACATGATTGTAGAACCACATCAACGCAGGAGGTGCGGTCAGCTAATGAATACATTTCCAAAGTTATTGACTATACCTTACCCTATTCAATCCAAGTAGGGTACAACTATTTTGTGGTCATGGTGAACGCTGAAGAGGCTAGCTGCTTTTGGGGCTGCTGGGACCTGTAACTAGGAGGCTGCTGGGGCCTGTAGCTAGGAGGCTGCTGGGGCCTGTAGCTAGGAGGCTGCTGGGgcctgtaataataataataataataaatgaaatttatatagcgcttaatatggtactctaagacgctttacatattggcctatcaaaactatgtaagacagactaggaataaaagaaaaacagaggttaaacatgaagaataaggtgggagttaggtggggaaggctagtgtgaaaaggtatgttttgagggcagatttgaaagaagagagggttggagagactttgatgtggtaggggagtgaattccaaagggtgggggcagcaactgagaaggcccgtaGCCTGGAGCTAGGAGGCTGCTTGGGCCTGTAGCTAGGAGGCTGCTGGGGCCTGTAGCTAGGAGGCTGCTGGGGCCTGTAGCTAGGAGGCTGCTGGGGCCTGTAGCTAGGAGGCTGCTGGGGCCTGTAGCTAGGAGGCTGCTGGGGCCTGTAGCTAGGAGGCTGCTGGGGCCTGTAGCTAGGAGGCTGCTGGGGCCTGTAGCTAGGAGGCTGCTGGGGCCTGTAGCTAGGAGGCTGCTGGGGCCTGTAGCTAGGAGGCTGCTGCTGAGGCTGGGGACTTGGTGGACACTGCTGGGGCCTGTAGCCAGCAGGGGCCTGGGGCCAGTAGGGTGCTGGGGCCTCTAGCTTGGTGGCTGCTGCTTTTGAGGCTGCTGCTCATAGCAAGGAAGAGGTTGCTGTTGTTGCTCAGAGCTTGGAGGCTGCTGGGGCTCACGGCTGGGAGGCGGGCGGGGTTCAGGGCTGGGAGGCGGGCGGGGTTCAGGGCTGGGAGGCGGGCGGGGTTCAGGGCTGGGAGGCGGGCGGGGTTCAGGGCTGGGAGGCGGGCGGGGTTCAGGGCTAGTAGGCTGCTGGGGCTTCTAACTAGGAGGCTGCTGGGTTGCATGGCGGGGATCTGTTTGAGTATGACTGGCTTCTCTTTGGGCACAAATGCAATCTGCAAAGGAACATACCTAGGCTTCTCCGGCTCATCATAGTAGCCAGTCAATCCTTTCCTGCACGCAGTTATTTGAAACTGTGGATGCCTGCTTTTGAGGCTGCTTGGGcctgtagctagaaggctgctacTATTGAGGGGGCTGGGGCTCATCGCTTGGCGGCTGATGGGGCTGGTTAGGAGGCTGCTGCTTT
The Gadus morhua chromosome 7, gadMor3.0, whole genome shotgun sequence DNA segment above includes these coding regions:
- the LOC115547574 gene encoding leukocyte cell-derived chemotaxin-2, giving the protein MLSRKTLLAGALLLCCFLASAPASEAEKGGNGTAVGAAGARRRHAAQDGRQNKTLVFRSKVKTKKMKKTTGGGPRHRKEPRDDSACTRSQGICQASRYLCQGRYLRDKCAVARTRQCCVPAGPWSILCAGHHNNRVRACDVYGCGAYNQRRGEDLHEAVDLVCGDFAVVNAPFSGVLAGPVGRVGHDGLQYDGVKIISDVYCVKIFNVRPYRYFGAVSKGEGLGYVLPLQDRFSGVTSHLEVQMCDGSDPSRFL